The Elusimicrobiota bacterium genome has a window encoding:
- the eda gene encoding bifunctional 4-hydroxy-2-oxoglutarate aldolase/2-dehydro-3-deoxy-phosphogluconate aldolase: MDKQQCLEIVTSTGIVAVVRVDDAKKVNNIADALLAGGVKCIEITLTVPGAIDVIKILAKEYSDKAVIGAGTVLDAETARMAILAGADYIVSPVLKLDVIAMCRRYSKAVVPAGITPTEILTAWEAGADIVKVFPATSLGPQFFKDVLAPLPYVKMLPTGGVSLETAGKFIQAGAVAVAAGSNLVNKKLVAENKWDEITVLAKKYIDAVKSAREGI; encoded by the coding sequence ATGGATAAACAACAATGTTTGGAGATCGTAACCTCAACCGGTATAGTGGCAGTTGTACGTGTGGATGATGCAAAAAAAGTTAATAATATTGCGGATGCGTTACTCGCAGGCGGGGTTAAATGCATAGAAATTACATTAACCGTTCCCGGTGCGATTGATGTTATCAAAATACTGGCAAAAGAGTATAGCGATAAAGCTGTGATCGGTGCGGGTACGGTACTTGACGCGGAAACCGCAAGGATGGCAATCCTTGCCGGGGCGGATTATATCGTTAGCCCCGTATTGAAACTCGATGTTATCGCTATGTGCCGGAGGTACTCAAAAGCTGTGGTACCCGCAGGGATTACCCCGACAGAAATTCTTACCGCCTGGGAAGCCGGGGCGGATATCGTAAAAGTTTTTCCTGCGACATCACTTGGCCCGCAGTTTTTTAAGGACGTTCTTGCGCCGTTACCCTATGTAAAAATGTTGCCAACCGGCGGGGTAAGCCTGGAAACCGCAGGGAAGTTTATACAGGCTGGCGCAGTAGCGGTTGCTGCGGGGAGTAATCTGGTTAACAAAAAACTTGTCGCTGAGAATAAATGGGATGAAATTACGGTGCTTGCGAAAAAGTATATTGATGCGGTGAAGTCCGCGAGGGAAGGAATTTAA